A stretch of Metabacillus sp. FJAT-52054 DNA encodes these proteins:
- the dapG gene encoding aspartate kinase: protein MKILVQKFGGTSVKDHEGREQAYKHISLALEQGYKVVVVVSAMGRSGDPYATDTLLSLLYGEAEDVSGREHDLLLSCGETISSVVFSSMLRKRGLNSAALTGAQAGFMTNNDHTNAKILEMNCSRLKEILETSDVAVVAGFQGAAPNGDITTLGRGGSDTSAAALGAALNAEYIDIFTDVEGVMTADPRIVESARPLVNVTYTEICNLAYQGAKVIHPRAVEIAMQAKVPIRIRSTYSDKEGTLVAANSAGKMGSDVAEQLITGIAHMANVSQIKVAAKRGEYHTQTDVFKAMAKNSISVDFFNITPNEVVYTVPGSVTNKAVEILESMGYHPTVTKKCAKVSVVGASIMGVPGVMATIVSSLSEQGIQILQSADSHTTIWVLVNEENMISAVNTLHEAFELSK, encoded by the coding sequence ATGAAAATTCTGGTTCAAAAGTTTGGCGGAACGTCCGTCAAGGATCATGAGGGCCGTGAACAGGCATATAAACATATCAGCCTTGCATTGGAACAAGGATATAAAGTTGTTGTTGTCGTTTCAGCAATGGGACGGAGCGGCGATCCTTATGCAACGGACACACTATTAAGCCTTCTTTATGGGGAAGCTGAAGATGTATCGGGCAGAGAGCATGATTTACTGCTTTCATGCGGAGAAACCATTTCATCCGTTGTTTTTTCGAGTATGCTTAGAAAAAGAGGCTTAAACTCTGCCGCATTGACTGGGGCACAAGCAGGATTTATGACAAATAATGATCATACAAACGCTAAAATTCTGGAAATGAACTGCTCGCGATTGAAAGAAATACTTGAAACAAGCGATGTAGCCGTTGTTGCCGGTTTCCAGGGGGCAGCTCCGAACGGGGACATTACAACGCTTGGCCGCGGAGGAAGCGATACATCCGCGGCAGCACTGGGAGCTGCGCTGAATGCCGAATACATTGATATCTTTACGGATGTAGAAGGGGTTATGACAGCAGATCCAAGAATTGTTGAAAGTGCACGTCCGCTTGTAAATGTTACGTATACAGAAATATGCAATCTGGCTTATCAGGGTGCGAAAGTGATTCATCCGCGTGCTGTGGAAATTGCCATGCAGGCTAAAGTTCCGATCAGGATCCGTTCCACTTATTCAGACAAAGAGGGAACATTAGTCGCTGCGAACAGTGCCGGCAAAATGGGCAGTGACGTAGCAGAGCAGCTTATCACAGGAATTGCCCACATGGCAAACGTCAGTCAAATAAAAGTAGCCGCAAAACGCGGAGAATATCATACACAAACGGATGTATTCAAGGCCATGGCAAAGAACAGCATCAGCGTTGATTTTTTTAATATTACACCAAATGAAGTGGTCTACACCGTACCTGGTTCGGTTACGAATAAGGCCGTTGAAATCCTGGAGTCAATGGGGTATCATCCTACTGTAACAAAAAAATGCGCTAAAGTTTCCGTTGTCGGAGCATCTATTATGGGTGTACCGGGTGTAATGGCCACCATTGTTTCCTCCCTTTCTGAACAGGGAATTCAAATTCTTCAATCTGCCGACAGCCACACAACGATCTGGGTGCTGGTAAATGAAGAAAATATGATCAGCGCAGTTAATACGCTTCACGAAGCATTTGAACTGTCAAAGTAA
- the truB gene encoding tRNA pseudouridine(55) synthase TruB: MDGVLLVRKPAGLTSHDCVYKARKLFKTKKAGHTGTLDPDVTGVLPICMGRATKIVEYLTASSKTYEAEVTLGFSTTTEDASGEVVQKAAVDEKPEDKLIDDLLTEFIGEIEQIPPMYSAVKINGKKLYEYARKGIEVERPSRLITIHSIERISPIRQQNSTVSFRFRVHCSKGTYVRTLAVMIGEKLGLPAHMSELIRTASGRFTLDQCLTFDEIEQKLANETLQLIPISEALNHLPKWVINDTLAEKVKHGAVLPVPEGHQDIDSDTRVAVYDEQGVCLAIYQKHPEKPSFKPAKVLFID, from the coding sequence ATGGATGGCGTATTACTGGTGCGCAAGCCGGCCGGATTAACTTCCCATGATTGTGTTTATAAAGCCAGAAAACTGTTCAAGACAAAGAAAGCAGGCCATACAGGCACGCTTGATCCGGATGTTACCGGGGTTCTGCCGATTTGCATGGGCAGAGCGACTAAAATTGTTGAATATTTAACTGCTTCAAGCAAAACGTACGAAGCAGAGGTAACACTCGGTTTTTCAACAACTACTGAGGATGCTTCAGGAGAAGTCGTGCAAAAGGCTGCAGTAGATGAGAAGCCGGAGGATAAATTGATCGATGATCTTCTGACAGAATTTATTGGAGAAATTGAACAAATACCCCCTATGTATTCTGCAGTTAAAATAAATGGGAAGAAATTATATGAATATGCAAGAAAGGGAATTGAGGTGGAGCGTCCATCCCGATTGATCACCATCCACTCTATTGAAAGAATATCTCCAATCAGACAGCAAAATTCAACTGTATCCTTCCGATTCAGAGTGCATTGCTCCAAAGGCACGTATGTACGGACTCTTGCTGTAATGATTGGCGAAAAGCTCGGTTTACCCGCACACATGTCTGAGCTGATCCGAACGGCCTCAGGCCGATTCACTCTGGATCAATGCTTAACCTTTGATGAAATTGAGCAAAAACTTGCTAATGAAACACTCCAGTTAATCCCGATCTCAGAGGCGCTTAATCATTTGCCGAAATGGGTGATAAATGATACATTAGCAGAGAAAGTGAAACATGGAGCAGTATTGCCGGTGCCTGAAGGCCATCAGGATATTGATTCTGACACGAGGGTGGCTGTTTATGATGAACAAGGTGTTTGTCTGGCGATTTATCAGAAGCACCCTGAAAAACCCTCCTTTAAGCCGGCAAAAGTACTTTTTATTGACTAA
- the asd gene encoding aspartate-semialdehyde dehydrogenase yields MSSNGYRVAVTGATGAVGQQMLKTLEERNFPISELKLLSSERSAGTTITFKGKSYTVEAAKPESFENIQIALFSAGGSVSKKLAPEAVKRGAIVVDNTSAYRMDPNVPLVVPEVNEESLKNHQGIIANPNCSTIQMAAALEPIRKAYGLSKVIVSTYQAVSGAGAAAINELNDQTRAILDGKEYTPSILPVKGDKKHYQIAYNAIPQIDKFQENGYTFEEMKMINETKKIMNMPELAVAATCVRLPVVTGHSESVYIEIGKDDVSVADLHHLLLEAPGITLEDNPAEQIYPMPANCVGKNDVFVGRVRKDLDQKNGFHLWIVSDNLLKGAAWNSVQIAESLIKLKLV; encoded by the coding sequence ATGAGCTCAAATGGATATCGTGTTGCAGTCACGGGCGCAACAGGTGCCGTAGGCCAGCAGATGCTGAAAACGCTGGAGGAACGAAATTTTCCTATTTCTGAATTAAAATTGCTGTCGTCTGAACGATCGGCGGGCACAACCATTACGTTTAAAGGCAAATCCTATACAGTAGAAGCGGCTAAGCCGGAAAGCTTTGAAAATATTCAAATCGCGCTTTTTAGTGCAGGGGGCAGCGTATCAAAGAAATTAGCTCCTGAGGCAGTAAAAAGAGGGGCAATCGTTGTAGATAATACAAGTGCTTACCGCATGGATCCGAACGTACCGCTCGTTGTTCCTGAAGTCAATGAGGAGAGCCTGAAAAATCATCAGGGCATTATCGCCAATCCAAACTGTTCTACTATACAGATGGCTGCCGCACTTGAGCCAATCCGTAAAGCGTACGGATTGAGCAAAGTGATTGTATCTACCTATCAGGCCGTATCAGGTGCAGGGGCAGCTGCAATCAATGAACTGAATGATCAAACACGTGCTATATTGGACGGCAAGGAATACACGCCATCCATTCTTCCTGTTAAGGGAGATAAAAAGCACTATCAAATCGCATACAACGCCATTCCTCAAATTGATAAATTTCAGGAGAACGGCTATACATTTGAAGAAATGAAAATGATCAATGAAACGAAAAAAATTATGAATATGCCTGAGCTTGCGGTAGCTGCAACTTGTGTGCGGCTTCCTGTTGTGACAGGCCATTCTGAATCTGTATACATTGAAATCGGCAAAGATGATGTATCTGTGGCCGATCTGCATCATTTGCTCCTTGAAGCACCAGGAATAACGCTTGAAGATAACCCGGCTGAACAGATTTATCCGATGCCTGCCAATTGTGTTGGCAAAAATGATGTATTCGTAGGCAGAGTCCGAAAAGACCTGGATCAGAAAAATGGCTTTCACCTATGGATTGTTTCTGATAACCTTCTTAAAGGTGCGGCATGGAATTCCGTTCAAATTGCGGAAAGTCTTATTAAGCTTAAGCTTGTGTAA
- a CDS encoding polysaccharide deacetylase family protein has protein sequence MRGIRMKFAVTILLMVITAGVMQNSYISSYVVELKSSDLQASKSVDGICEEIETRAIEFNVPAKNAEIHTIWKATPGYNGRQVDLTASCAKMKEIGMFKKELLVFKEIAPSIHLSDLPPSPIYRGNPAKPMASLLINVAWGNEYLPEMLDTLEKQHVKATFFLEGRWAKENPKLAKMISEAGHEIGNHSYTHPDMKRLSSESAKVQLQQTNEVIEALTDIKTKWFAPPSGSYSDETVRIASTMGMRTILWSVDTIDWQNPAPEQLIQRVMKKVHPGAMILMHPTKSSADALDQLIVQIKGKNLSLGTVTDLMDESRSEQPL, from the coding sequence ATGCGGGGAATCAGAATGAAATTTGCAGTTACGATTTTGCTCATGGTGATCACTGCCGGAGTGATGCAAAATTCTTATATATCCAGTTACGTCGTGGAATTAAAGTCTTCAGATTTGCAGGCCTCTAAGTCAGTGGACGGAATTTGTGAAGAAATTGAAACAAGGGCAATTGAATTCAATGTTCCTGCAAAAAATGCTGAAATACATACCATTTGGAAAGCGACCCCTGGCTACAATGGACGCCAAGTCGATCTAACCGCATCCTGCGCTAAAATGAAGGAAATCGGAATGTTCAAAAAAGAGCTGCTGGTTTTTAAAGAGATTGCTCCAAGCATTCATCTTTCTGATTTGCCTCCATCTCCAATATATAGAGGGAACCCGGCTAAGCCAATGGCTTCTCTTCTTATTAATGTGGCCTGGGGCAATGAATACCTTCCTGAAATGCTTGATACACTGGAAAAGCAACATGTGAAGGCGACTTTTTTTCTGGAAGGCAGATGGGCAAAAGAAAATCCTAAGCTTGCTAAAATGATCTCCGAAGCCGGTCACGAAATAGGAAACCATTCCTATACTCATCCCGACATGAAAAGACTTTCTTCTGAAAGCGCAAAAGTACAGCTGCAGCAAACAAACGAGGTTATTGAAGCGTTAACAGACATAAAAACGAAATGGTTTGCTCCTCCAAGCGGAAGTTATAGCGATGAGACAGTTCGAATCGCTTCAACGATGGGGATGAGAACCATTTTATGGAGTGTAGATACAATTGACTGGCAAAACCCTGCACCTGAGCAGCTGATTCAGCGAGTGATGAAGAAGGTTCATCCCGGTGCCATGATTTTAATGCATCCGACAAAGTCATCAGCTGATGCATTAGATCAGCTGATTGTGCAGATAAAAGGAAAGAACCTTTCTTTAGGAACTGTAACGGATTTAATGGATGAATCCAGGTCAGAACAGCCGCTTTAA
- the dpaA gene encoding dipicolinic acid synthetase subunit A: MLTGLNIAVIGGDARQLEVIRKLTELGAKIWMAGFDQLDHGFAGAAKAKMNEIDFSVIHAIILPVPGTTINGTIDTVFSNEEIIISEEWLSKTPKNAVIYSGISNAFLDQILKSANRKHVQLLERDDVAIYNSIPTVEGTIMMVIQNTDFTIHGSNVSVLGLGRVGMSVARTFAALGAKVKVGARKSSHLARIEEMGLTSFHLDHIVKEASGSDICINTIPHMILTPAVLSELPSHALVIDLASKPGGTDFKFAEKRGIKAMLAPGLPGIVAPKTAGQILANVLTQLLGEQLLEGKESSS, encoded by the coding sequence ATGTTAACCGGCTTAAATATTGCTGTCATCGGCGGAGATGCAAGACAGCTTGAAGTCATAAGAAAACTGACCGAATTGGGAGCGAAAATCTGGATGGCAGGGTTTGATCAGCTTGATCATGGGTTCGCAGGAGCTGCTAAAGCGAAGATGAACGAAATTGATTTTTCTGTGATCCATGCCATCATTCTCCCTGTACCAGGGACGACGATAAACGGTACAATTGATACCGTTTTTTCGAACGAAGAAATTATCATCAGCGAGGAATGGCTGAGCAAAACACCTAAGAATGCTGTCATCTATTCAGGCATTAGCAATGCCTTTCTGGATCAGATTCTTAAATCTGCGAATCGAAAACACGTCCAGCTCCTGGAAAGAGATGATGTGGCGATTTATAATTCGATCCCGACTGTTGAGGGGACAATTATGATGGTTATTCAAAACACGGATTTTACCATTCACGGGTCCAATGTGAGCGTCCTTGGTCTGGGGAGAGTCGGTATGAGCGTTGCCCGCACCTTTGCTGCTCTTGGTGCAAAAGTGAAAGTTGGTGCAAGGAAATCGTCCCATCTCGCCCGTATTGAAGAAATGGGATTGACCTCTTTTCACTTGGATCACATTGTGAAGGAGGCATCCGGATCAGACATTTGCATTAACACAATTCCCCACATGATTTTAACTCCGGCTGTACTATCGGAATTGCCTTCGCATGCACTTGTTATTGATTTAGCCTCCAAGCCCGGAGGGACAGATTTTAAATTTGCCGAAAAACGCGGGATCAAAGCCATGCTTGCTCCGGGTCTGCCGGGAATCGTAGCTCCAAAAACAGCGGGACAAATTTTGGCAAATGTGCTCACGCAGCTCCTTGGCGAGCAATTATTAGAAGGAAAGGAGTCCTCCTCATGA
- the ribF gene encoding bifunctional riboflavin kinase/FAD synthetase — translation MQTFKISHPHQINKSEISETVLALGYFDGVHKGHQAVIQTAREKAEEKGIKWGVMTFHPHPSIVLRKQQVPEAITPLEDKVEMIEKLGADYLFIVEFSEAFSALEPQEFIDQYIIGLNVQHVVAGFDFSYGKLGKGTMESMPFHSRGQFEQTTVPKLKDFDRKISSTLIREVIRNGNVEYASKLLGRAYSGKGTVIHGEKRGRTIGFPTANISLQEGYITPPTGVYAVSVRVDGQLSNGVCNIGYKPTFHDEKFPKPSVEVHIFDFSKEIYGEHAEIYWYKRLRSEQKFSSVQELIEQIAKDKQAAEEYFYMQS, via the coding sequence GTGCAAACGTTCAAGATCTCGCATCCGCATCAAATAAATAAATCAGAAATAAGCGAAACGGTTCTTGCCCTTGGTTACTTTGATGGAGTACATAAAGGCCATCAGGCGGTCATTCAGACAGCTCGCGAAAAGGCGGAAGAAAAAGGCATTAAATGGGGCGTCATGACATTTCATCCCCATCCTTCCATTGTCCTGAGAAAGCAGCAGGTTCCTGAAGCGATAACTCCATTAGAAGATAAGGTTGAGATGATTGAAAAACTTGGCGCAGATTACCTGTTTATTGTGGAATTCTCAGAAGCATTTTCAGCGCTTGAGCCTCAGGAATTTATTGATCAGTATATAATCGGACTTAATGTGCAGCATGTTGTAGCAGGTTTTGATTTCAGCTACGGCAAGCTCGGAAAGGGCACTATGGAGTCAATGCCCTTTCATTCCAGAGGACAATTTGAGCAGACAACTGTACCAAAGCTAAAGGATTTTGACAGGAAAATCAGTTCAACCTTGATCCGTGAAGTAATTAGGAACGGGAATGTTGAATATGCTTCAAAATTGCTTGGCAGAGCCTATTCGGGTAAAGGAACAGTGATTCATGGGGAGAAGCGGGGCAGGACGATTGGATTCCCTACGGCCAATATAAGCCTGCAGGAGGGATATATTACTCCTCCAACGGGGGTTTACGCGGTATCTGTAAGAGTTGACGGACAGCTTTCCAATGGTGTTTGCAACATCGGATACAAACCGACTTTTCATGATGAAAAATTCCCCAAACCCAGTGTAGAGGTTCATATCTTTGATTTCAGTAAAGAAATTTACGGTGAACATGCAGAGATTTATTGGTACAAACGATTAAGAAGCGAGCAAAAATTCAGCTCTGTTCAGGAATTAATCGAACAAATTGCTAAAGATAAGCAGGCAGCTGAAGAATATTTTTATATGCAGTCGTAA
- a CDS encoding pitrilysin family protein, whose translation MIKRYTCQNGVRIVLENIPTVRSVALGVWIGTGSRSETPEINGVSHFLEHMFFKGTETRSARDIAEAFDSIGGQVNAFTSKEYTCYYAKVLDEHAGMALDILSDMFFNSAFDEEELKKEKNVVFEEIKMYEDTPDDLVHDLLSKAAYGSHPLGYPILGTEETLSSFNGDSLRDYMSRFYIPENVVISVAGNISEAFIEEIEKKFGSYTSSYKQEAFEKPGFLNQKLSRKKETEQAHLCLGYEGLEIGHEDVYSLIVMNNVLGGSMSSRLFQDVREQKGLAYSVFSYHSSYADNGMLTIYGGTGSSQLEVLYETIQETLNKLKAEGITAKELLNSKEQIKGNLMLSLESTNSRMSRNGKNELLLGRHRTLDEMIEKVNEVTEESVNRLTLDIFSKPYSLSLISPEGELPESLLK comes from the coding sequence TTGATTAAAAGGTATACGTGCCAAAATGGAGTAAGAATTGTGCTTGAGAACATACCAACTGTCCGATCTGTAGCACTGGGTGTCTGGATCGGAACAGGTTCTAGAAGCGAAACCCCTGAAATAAATGGGGTGTCGCATTTTCTTGAACATATGTTTTTTAAAGGAACAGAAACAAGATCTGCCCGGGATATAGCGGAGGCTTTTGACAGCATTGGCGGACAGGTAAATGCGTTTACGTCAAAAGAATACACATGCTACTATGCCAAGGTGCTTGATGAGCACGCGGGAATGGCTCTTGATATTTTGTCTGATATGTTTTTCAATTCAGCCTTTGATGAGGAAGAGTTGAAGAAAGAGAAGAATGTTGTATTCGAAGAGATCAAGATGTATGAGGATACGCCGGATGATCTTGTGCATGATTTGCTTAGCAAGGCTGCCTATGGCAGTCATCCGCTTGGGTATCCGATTCTTGGAACAGAAGAAACGTTATCTTCTTTTAATGGCGACTCTTTAAGAGACTATATGTCACGCTTTTATATTCCTGAAAATGTCGTCATTTCGGTTGCAGGTAATATTAGCGAAGCTTTTATAGAAGAAATTGAAAAGAAATTCGGTTCCTATACCTCCTCCTATAAACAGGAGGCGTTTGAGAAACCAGGTTTCCTAAATCAAAAACTCTCCCGCAAAAAAGAAACAGAGCAGGCACATCTATGTCTTGGCTATGAAGGCCTCGAAATCGGACATGAAGATGTTTACAGTCTGATTGTTATGAATAATGTGCTTGGAGGGAGCATGAGCAGCCGCCTATTCCAGGACGTAAGAGAGCAGAAGGGTCTGGCCTATTCTGTATTCTCGTATCATTCCTCCTATGCAGACAATGGAATGCTGACCATTTATGGAGGGACTGGAAGCAGCCAGCTTGAGGTTTTGTATGAAACAATTCAGGAAACGCTGAACAAGCTGAAAGCAGAAGGTATTACAGCGAAAGAGCTCTTGAACAGCAAAGAGCAAATTAAAGGAAATTTGATGCTCAGCCTTGAAAGCACAAATAGCCGCATGAGCCGAAACGGCAAAAATGAATTGCTTCTCGGAAGACACCGTACTCTTGATGAAATGATTGAAAAGGTAAATGAAGTGACTGAAGAAAGTGTAAACAGGCTCACTCTTGATATTTTCAGCAAACCTTATTCCCTTTCATTGATTAGTCCCGAGGGCGAGCTTCCGGAAAGCCTCCTAAAATAA
- the rpsO gene encoding 30S ribosomal protein S15 produces the protein MAITQERKNDLINEYRTHDTDTGSPEVQIAILTEQINTLNDHLRTHKKDHHSRRGLLKMVGKRRNLLTYLRNKDVTRYRELITKLGLRR, from the coding sequence ATGGCTATCACACAAGAACGCAAAAATGATCTGATCAATGAGTACAGAACTCATGATACGGATACTGGATCTCCAGAGGTCCAAATTGCTATCCTTACTGAACAGATTAACACTTTGAACGATCACTTGCGCACACACAAAAAGGACCACCACTCACGTCGCGGTCTATTGAAAATGGTAGGGAAACGCCGTAACTTGCTAACTTACCTGCGTAATAAAGATGTAACTCGTTACCGCGAGTTAATCACAAAGCTGGGATTACGTCGTTAA
- a CDS encoding YlmC/YmxH family sporulation protein encodes MRLSDMSGKEIVDVKRAERLGILGQTDLEINEQTGQITALVIPSQKWFGMRKQGAEVKVPWQHIRKIGNDMIILDVPDSEIAQLNLNAPGE; translated from the coding sequence ATGAGACTGAGCGATATGAGCGGCAAAGAAATTGTGGATGTGAAAAGAGCAGAGAGACTGGGTATTCTCGGCCAAACAGATTTAGAAATCAATGAACAGACAGGCCAAATTACAGCCCTTGTCATTCCGTCTCAAAAGTGGTTCGGAATGCGGAAGCAGGGAGCAGAAGTAAAGGTGCCATGGCAGCATATCCGTAAGATCGGAAATGATATGATTATCCTGGATGTTCCGGATTCGGAAATAGCCCAACTGAATTTAAATGCTCCAGGCGAATGA
- the dpaB gene encoding dipicolinate synthase subunit B — MNVKGKTIGFGLTGSHCTYDAVFPEIQKLVELGANVLPVITNTVKSTITRFGDGEDWVRRIEEATGNEAIDTIVKAEPLGPKIPLDCMVVAPLTGNTMSKLANAMTESPVLMAAKATMRNNKPVLLGISTNDALGLNGVNLMRLMGAKNVFFIPFGQDNPEKKPNSMVARMHMLVPSLEAALEHKQIQPVVVERFRDEE; from the coding sequence ATGAATGTAAAAGGAAAAACGATCGGTTTTGGTTTAACTGGATCTCATTGCACGTATGACGCTGTCTTTCCAGAGATTCAAAAACTTGTGGAACTGGGAGCGAACGTGCTTCCTGTTATCACAAACACGGTAAAATCTACGATTACCAGATTCGGAGATGGAGAAGACTGGGTGCGAAGAATTGAGGAAGCAACCGGAAATGAAGCGATTGATACAATCGTAAAGGCCGAACCGCTTGGACCGAAAATTCCGCTTGACTGTATGGTTGTTGCTCCTTTAACAGGCAATACGATGAGCAAGCTTGCAAATGCAATGACAGAATCCCCTGTACTTATGGCAGCGAAAGCAACGATGAGAAATAACAAACCAGTCCTTCTTGGGATCTCAACGAACGATGCACTTGGCTTGAATGGTGTAAATTTAATGAGGTTAATGGGAGCGAAAAATGTCTTTTTTATTCCATTCGGCCAGGATAACCCTGAGAAAAAACCGAATTCCATGGTAGCCAGAATGCATATGCTGGTTCCATCTTTGGAAGCAGCTCTCGAGCATAAGCAAATACAGCCGGTTGTTGTTGAAAGATTCAGAGACGAAGAATAG
- the pnp gene encoding polyribonucleotide nucleotidyltransferase produces the protein MGQDKHVFSIDWAGRTLTVEAGQLAKQANGAVLIRYGDTAVLSTATASKEPKAVDFFPLTVNYEERLYAVGKIPGGFIKREGRPSEKAILASRLIDRPIRPLFADGFRNDVQVISIVMSVDQNCSSEMAAMFGSSLALTISDIPFEGPIAGVTVGRIDNEFIVNPTVDQMEKSDINLVVAGTKDAINMVEAGADEVPEETMLEAIMFGHEEIKRLIAFQEEIASQIAKEKVEIQLYSHDADIERSIREAAEADMIQAIQVQEKHAREEAIQTVKKRVMESYKEQDADEETLKQASEILSKMVKGEVRRLITEEKIRPDGRKPDEIRPLSSSTGLLSRTHGSGLFTRGQTQALSICTLGALGDVQILDGLGIEESKRFMHHYNFPSFSVGETRPLRGPGRREIGHGALGERALEPIIPSEKDFPYTIRLVSEVLESNGSTSQASICASTLAMMDAGVPIKAPVAGIAMGLVKSGEHYSVLTDIQGMEDHLGDMDFKVAGTSKGVTALQMDIKIEGLSREILEEALLQAKKGRMEILDSMLATISEPRKELSPYAPKILMMSINPDKIRDVIGPSGKQINKIIEETGVKIDIEQDGTVFISSVDEAMNQKAKSIIEDLVREVEVGQMYLGKVKRIEKFGAFVEIFSGKDGLVHISELAEERIGKVEDVVSIGDEILVKVTEIDKQGRVNLSRKAVLKEQKEEQNS, from the coding sequence ATGGGTCAAGATAAGCATGTCTTTTCCATTGATTGGGCAGGCAGAACATTAACTGTTGAAGCTGGCCAGCTAGCAAAGCAAGCAAACGGTGCGGTTCTCATTCGTTACGGTGATACCGCTGTTCTAAGTACAGCGACTGCTTCAAAAGAGCCGAAAGCGGTTGATTTCTTTCCGCTGACTGTTAACTACGAAGAGCGTTTATATGCAGTAGGTAAAATTCCCGGAGGATTCATTAAAAGGGAAGGAAGACCGAGCGAAAAAGCGATTTTGGCAAGCCGTCTGATTGACCGTCCAATACGCCCTCTTTTTGCAGATGGATTCAGAAATGATGTACAAGTTATCAGTATTGTGATGAGTGTAGATCAAAACTGTTCCTCTGAAATGGCTGCCATGTTCGGTTCATCTTTAGCTCTTACGATTTCTGACATTCCATTTGAAGGCCCGATCGCCGGTGTAACAGTTGGACGGATTGATAATGAATTTATCGTAAATCCAACAGTTGATCAAATGGAAAAAAGCGATATCAACCTTGTTGTAGCTGGAACGAAGGATGCAATCAACATGGTTGAAGCAGGAGCAGATGAAGTGCCTGAGGAAACAATGCTTGAAGCCATTATGTTCGGTCATGAGGAAATCAAGCGTCTCATTGCTTTCCAAGAGGAAATTGCCTCTCAAATCGCGAAAGAAAAAGTTGAGATCCAGCTTTATTCTCATGATGCAGACATTGAAAGAAGCATTCGCGAAGCTGCAGAAGCAGATATGATTCAAGCGATTCAGGTTCAGGAAAAGCATGCCCGCGAAGAAGCAATCCAAACCGTTAAAAAACGGGTAATGGAGAGCTACAAAGAGCAGGACGCTGATGAAGAAACGCTTAAACAGGCAAGTGAAATTCTTTCTAAAATGGTAAAAGGCGAAGTCCGCCGTTTAATTACAGAGGAAAAAATCCGCCCGGATGGTCGCAAACCAGATGAAATCCGACCGCTGTCATCAAGCACCGGACTGCTGTCAAGAACTCATGGTTCCGGACTATTCACCCGCGGACAGACTCAGGCGCTGAGCATCTGTACGCTTGGAGCATTAGGCGATGTTCAAATTCTTGATGGTTTGGGAATTGAAGAGTCTAAACGTTTTATGCATCACTATAACTTCCCATCCTTCTCTGTAGGCGAAACTAGGCCGCTAAGAGGGCCGGGACGCCGTGAAATTGGACATGGAGCGCTTGGTGAACGTGCGCTTGAACCGATTATTCCGTCCGAAAAGGATTTCCCTTATACAATCCGTTTAGTTTCTGAAGTGCTTGAGTCAAATGGATCAACTTCCCAGGCAAGCATCTGTGCAAGTACACTTGCCATGATGGATGCCGGTGTTCCAATCAAGGCTCCGGTTGCAGGTATTGCAATGGGACTGGTTAAATCCGGAGAACATTACTCTGTCCTGACAGATATTCAGGGAATGGAAGATCACCTTGGAGACATGGACTTTAAGGTAGCTGGTACGTCAAAAGGAGTAACAGCTCTGCAAATGGATATTAAAATTGAAGGATTATCTCGTGAAATCCTTGAAGAAGCTCTTCTTCAGGCTAAAAAGGGAAGAATGGAAATTCTTGATTCTATGCTTGCAACGATTAGCGAACCAAGAAAAGAACTATCTCCTTATGCGCCTAAGATTTTGATGATGTCCATCAACCCGGACAAAATCCGCGATGTCATTGGGCCGAGCGGTAAACAAATCAACAAAATCATTGAAGAGACTGGCGTTAAAATTGACATTGAGCAAGACGGTACAGTCTTCATTTCATCTGTAGACGAGGCAATGAATCAAAAAGCGAAGAGCATTATTGAGGATCTTGTCCGTGAAGTTGAAGTTGGACAAATGTATCTTGGTAAGGTTAAGCGCATTGAAAAATTTGGTGCTTTCGTAGAAATATTCAGTGGAAAAGACGGTCTTGTTCATATTTCCGAGCTAGCTGAAGAGCGAATCGGCAAAGTAGAAGACGTGGTTTCCATTGGAGATGAGATTTTGGTCAAGGTCACTGAAATTGACAAACAGGGCCGAGTCAATCTTTCGCGAAAAGCTGTCCTCAAGGAACAAAAAGAGGAACAAAATTCGTAA